A stretch of the Medicago truncatula cultivar Jemalong A17 chromosome 5, MtrunA17r5.0-ANR, whole genome shotgun sequence genome encodes the following:
- the LOC25494515 gene encoding 40S ribosomal protein S10-1: MIITEKNRREICKYLFQEGVCYAKKDFNLAKHPEIDVPNLQVIKLMQSFKSREYVRETFAWMNYYWFLTNDGIEFLRTYLNLPSEIVPATLKKQAKPAGRPFGGPPGDRPRGPPRFDGERRFGGDRDGYRGGPRGPAGEFGGDKGGAPADYRPSFGGPGGRPGFGRGSGGFGAPTSSNDA; the protein is encoded by the exons ATG ATCATTACTGAGAAAAATCGTAGAGAGATCTGCAAATACCTCTTTCAAG aGGGAGTTTGCTATGCAAAGAAGGATTTCAATTTGGCTAAGCACCCAGAAATTGATGTGCCAAATCTGCAAGTGATTAAGCTGATGCAGAGCTTCAAATCTAGGGAATATGTGAGGGAAACTTTTGCTTGGATGAACTATTACTGGTTCCTTACCAATGATGGAATTGAGTTTCTCAGGACTTATTTGAATCTTCCATCTGAGATTGTTCCTGCTACTTTGAAGAAGCAGGCTAAGCCAGCTGGAAGGCCCTTTGGTGGTCCTCCTGGTGATCGCCCTAG GGGCCCACCAAGATTTGATGGAGAAAGGAGATTTGGTGGTGACCGTGATGGATACCGTGGAGGCCCTAGAGGACCTGCTGGTGAATTTGGAGGAGACAAAGGTGGAGCTCCAGCTGACTACAGGCCTTCTTTTGGG GGCCCTGGTGGTAGACCTGGCTTCGGTCGTGGTTCTGGTGGCTTTGGAGCACCAACTAGTTCAAACGATGCTTAA